A genomic stretch from Lysobacter soyae includes:
- the rplJ gene encoding 50S ribosomal protein L10, which translates to MALNLNQKKDVVAEVADVAAKAHSLIAAEYAGTTVEQLTAMRKKARETGVYLKVVKNTLAARAVDGTEFECAKDALVGPLLYAFSLEEPGAAGRLVKEFAKGNDKLQPKLVVVGGQSYPASHVEVLASLPTLEQALGMLARVLAEPASMFARVVKAVADQQGGGDAAPAEEATETAAAE; encoded by the coding sequence ATGGCTCTTAATCTGAACCAAAAGAAAGACGTCGTCGCAGAAGTGGCTGACGTTGCCGCCAAGGCCCATTCCCTGATCGCCGCCGAATATGCTGGCACCACGGTCGAACAACTGACCGCGATGCGCAAAAAGGCCCGTGAAACCGGCGTGTACTTGAAAGTTGTCAAGAACACCCTGGCTGCACGTGCTGTGGACGGCACCGAATTCGAATGCGCCAAAGACGCATTGGTCGGTCCGCTCCTCTATGCATTTTCGTTGGAAGAGCCCGGCGCTGCCGGTCGCTTGGTCAAGGAATTCGCCAAGGGCAACGACAAGCTGCAACCGAAGTTGGTGGTCGTGGGTGGTCAATCCTACCCGGCCAGCCACGTCGAAGTGCTTGCCTCGCTTCCGACCCTCGAACAAGCCCTGGGCATGCTTGCCCGCGTCTTGGCCGAGCCGGCATCGATGTTCGCACGTGTGGTCAAGGCTGTTGCCGACCAGCAAGGTGGTGGCGATGCCGCCCCGGCTGAAGAAGCAACCGAAACCGCTGCAGCGGAATAA
- the rplL gene encoding 50S ribosomal protein L7/L12 encodes MSLTNEQIVDAIAAKSLMEVMELVKAIEEKFGVTAAAPVMMAGPAAGPAAAAEEQTEFNVILKAAGDKKVEVIKAVRAITGLGLKEAKDMVEGAPQTVKEGASKEDAEKMKKDLEAAGAQVELK; translated from the coding sequence ATGTCGCTTACCAACGAACAAATCGTTGACGCCATCGCCGCCAAGTCGCTGATGGAAGTCATGGAACTGGTCAAGGCCATCGAAGAAAAGTTCGGCGTCACCGCCGCTGCTCCGGTCATGATGGCCGGCCCGGCTGCCGGCCCGGCTGCTGCTGCTGAAGAACAAACCGAATTCAACGTCATCCTGAAGGCTGCCGGTGACAAGAAGGTTGAAGTCATCAAGGCAGTGCGCGCAATCACCGGTCTGGGCTTGAAGGAAGCCAAAGACATGGTCGAAGGCGCACCGCAAACCGTGAAGGAAGGCGCTTCGAAGGAAGACGCTGAAAAGATGAAGAAGGACCTGGAAGCTGCTGGCGCTCAAGTCGAGCTCAAGTAA